Sequence from the Amycolatopsis sp. NBC_00345 genome:
CACTTCCGAGGGCCACAGCGACCAGCCGACGGCGGACGGCGCCGCCGGGCTTCCCGTAAGCAGGGTCGCGCTCAGCAGGGCCGCACCCGTGATGAATTCCGTGAACATGCTGTCCTCCCCATCTCCTGTGCCGTTTTCACGCACGGGGGAGGACAGCGGTTGCCTCAGCGGTCGTAATAGGACGACGGCGGCTGCGGCGGCTCGTTCCACTGCCGGGTCGGCGCGTCGGCGGCCCGGGTCTCGCGGCGCTTGCGGTGGTGCAGCGTGCGGGCGCTCGCGGCCATGCTGTTCACCACGATCGCGATCACCAGCCCGATCACCAGGTTGATCACGGCGGTCGCGATCTTCGCGCTCGGCTCGACCGTCAGGGTCAGGGGCAGCACGACGGCGATGAGCGTCACCAGCACCATGATCCAGCCGAAGAACTGCGCCGGCGCGGGCGTCGCGACGCTCAGCAGGTGCATCAGCCCGGTGGCGAGCAGCGCGGCGACGGCCGCGGCGATCGCGTACGTCGTGGTGCTCGCGTTCCCCCAGATGCCCTCGCCCTTGGGCGCGAGCACCGGGACCGCGAAGATGCCGCGGGCGATCAGCAGGCCGACGATGGCGACGAGCGCGGCCACCACCGCCGTCGCGACGCCGCCCGCCCACAGCCGGGCCGCGTCCACTCCCGTCCGGACTTCGCGGTCGTAACCGCCGTTCTGCGGGTACTGGGCCATCACGGATCCCTCCGTTGCGCGAGCCGTACCGGGCTATTGTCCCGCTATCCGGCCGCGGGCGCTTGGTCCGAAGACCCGGAGGCCCCGGGCTCCGGCAGGCCGCGCAGGCGGAACGCCAGCACTACCAGCATGACCCCGTACAGCAGTGCGTAAACCCCGATCAGCACGGCGATCCCGAACGCGCCCGCGATCGGGTGCACCAGCACCAGGATCCCGGCCACCACGCTCAGCACCCCGGCGATGATGAGGAACGCCTCGCCGGTGATCTGCTTGCGCAGCCGCACCGCCGCGACGATCTCCGCGATGCCGGTGACCACCGCCCACGCGCCGACCAGCGTCGTCACCACGACCACGGTCGCGCCGGGCCACACCAGCGCGAGCACACCCGCGATCAGGCCGAGCACGCCGAGCAGCGCGTACGCGGCCCGCTGCGCGCCGTCGCCGGGCCGGAACGCCTGCACGATCGCGCCGACGCCGTCGAACAGCGCGTACACGCCGAAGACGATCGCCAGCGCCAGCACGGTGACGCCGGGCCAGACCAGGGTGAGGATGCCGAAGAGCACCGCGAACACCCCGCGGACCGCGACCAGCGGCCAGGCCCGGCGGGGGTCGAGGGCAGAAGTGGCGATGAACGCGGACATGCGCGGCTCCCGGGAGAGGACGAAGACCTGCGGAAACGCTAGCAGCGCACCGGGTCCGAAGCACGGTCCGGCGGTTCACCCGATAGGTGTCCGAAATGGACGTCAGCGGGTCACGGGCAGTGCGTCGAGGCGCCACGTGCCGGGGTCGGGGACCCGGTGCGCGCCGGGTTCGGCGACCGCGAGCGCGGGGAACCGCCGCAGCACGGCGCCGAGCGCGACCTCTGTCTCGACGCGCGCGAGCGAGGCGCCGAGGCAGAAGTGCGGGCCGTGCGCGAAGCCGAGGTGCCCGCCGGGGGCGCGGCGGACGTCGAGGCGATCCGGGTCGGCGAACGCGCGGGGGTCGCGGTTGACCGCCGCGATCGACGCGGTGACGGGCTCGCCCTTGCGGACCGTCACGCCGTGCAGCTCCAGGTCTTCGGTCGCTTGCCGCGGAATCGTCAGCAGCTGGGGCCCGCACCAGCGGATCAGCTCGTCGACGGCGCCCGGCAGCAGCGCCGGGTCCGCGTGCAGGGCGGCGAGTTCACCCGGGTGGGCCAGCAGCGCCTCGACCGCGTTGGCGATCAGGTTCGCCGGCGTCTGGCCGCCCAGCACGAGCTGCCAGACGAGTGTGACCAGCTCCGTTTCCGCGAGCCCGGCAGCGACCCCGTCGGTTTTGAGCAGGGCGACCAGATCGCTGCCGGGCTCCGCGACGATCTCTCGCGCGCCGTCGATGATGCCCGGCATCGCGGTGGTGAAGCCCTGGCCCGCGGCCGAGACGATCATCGAGCCGTACTCGTGCCAGCGCGGCCGGTCGGCCTCCGGGACGCCGACCAGCTCGCAGATGACCTCCATCGGCAACGGCTGGGCGAAGTCCTTCAAAAGGTCCACGGGTCCGTCGGCGGGCAGATTGTCCAGCAGGCGCCCGACGATCCGCTCGATCCGCGGCCGGAACTCGGCGGCCCGGCGCGCGGTGAACGCGGGGGAGACGAGGCGGCGCAGGCGGGCGTGCTCGGCGCCTTCCATCTCCTGCATCGTGCGCAGGTACGGCCGGCAGTGCTCGGGCACCTCGGGCCGCTGCTGGAAGCTGCCGGAGCTGAGCGCGAACCGCGGGTCGGTGAGCATCGCGCGGGCCTCCTCGTGCCGCGTCACCACCCACATCGGGCCGAAGCCGACCATCCGGGCCACCGGGCCGTGCTCGCGGGCGGCGCCGTAAGCGGCGAACGGGTCGCGGTGCACGGCCGGGTCGGCCAGGTCGATCTCGGGCACGTCCTGGACGGGGGTCATGGGTGTCTCCATTTCAGATGTTCATATCAGATGGTCTCATCATATGCATGGTGACGGTATCTTGGGCAAGCATCCGGAGACGAGGAGGACGATGGCCCGGCTGACCAGGGCGGAGGCCCAGGAACGCAACCGCGCGAAGGTGCTCGAAGCCGCTCGTGACGAGTTCGCCGAGCGTGGCTTCCGCGACGCCAAGATCGACGTCATCGCCGAGCGCGCGGAGCTGACCCGCGGCGCCGTCTACTCGAACTTCCCGGGCAAACGGGCGCTGTACTTCGCGGTGCTGGCCGCGGCGGCGGAGCGGACCTCGGCCGAGCCGCGTAACCAGGACCCCGGGCTCAGCGCCGCCGAGGCGCTCGGCGCGCTGGCCGGCGCGTGGGTCGCGCGGCTGCCGCTGGCCACCGACCCCGGGGCGCGGCTGGGCGCGGACCTGATGCCGGAGATCCTGGCCGACGAGCTGACCCGCCGCCCGTACGCGCAGCTGATGCGCTTCGAGGCGATCACGCTCGGGCTGGCGCTGGAACGGCTGGCGCCGCGGGACGGGCGGCTCGTGCGCGTCGCGGAGGCGGCGCTGACCACGCTGCACGGGGCGAGCCGGCTCGCGGCCGTGGCGCCGGGATTCGGCGAGCCGTTCAACGTGGTGCGGGTGTGCGAGTCGCTGCCGGGGCTGGGGCTGCCCGACGAGTGGCCTTCGGAGCCGCCGATCGTGGCGCGGGCCCGGCCCGTGGACGAGCGGTGGGAGCCGCCGCCGGCCGGTGATTCATTGCGGGATTCGGCCGCCCGGCTCGACGGCGACGGCGTGGTCGCCGTGCTCGGCCTGCACCGGCTTTCCGCGGCGGAGGAGGCGATTCGCGCGGCTCCGGAGGGGGACGCGGTCACGGTCGCCGTCGTGACGGGCGAGCCCGCCGAGCTGTCCCCGCTGACGCACTTGGCGCTGGCCGAGCTGCGCGGCCACCTGCGGCAGGCGTTTCCGGCCTCGACGTGGCCACGGGTCCAGGTGGTCCGGGACGACACGGGCGCGCTGGCGGCGGCCGCGGGCGTGACGGCGGTGAGCGACGCTACCGAGACAGCCGTGCGGGTCCGGGGCGGGCGCATTGTGTTGCGGGCAGAGGGTTTCGGCGCTTGTCACGCGGCCGCGGCCGGGGTGCGGCTCCCGTAGAAAGCCGTTAAGGCCTCCTTACCCGCGTGCGACGCGGGTAAGGAGGCCTTAACGGACTTCGTTACTTGGCGGTCAGCCGATCTGGTAGCTGTACGGCAGGGTCGCGAGGACCTCGCCGGTGCCCTCCTGCGGCAGGCCGGTCGCGCCGGTCGGCAGGGTCGGCACGGTCACCAGGTTCAGGTGACCCGCCACCGAAGCCCCGTGCTTGCCGGACGGCTTGATGGTCACCGAAACGGTGACCGTCTGGCCCGGCTTCACGATCTGCGGGGTGCCGCCCGTGCCGCTGGGGTTCACGGACTGGTCGTACGGGTCACCGGTGGACGACGTCACGGCCGCGTCGAAGCCCGCGGTCTGGATCGACGCCGTGTACGAGGAGTGCCCGGCCGGCGCGCCCGCCGGGCCGAACGGCCCGATCTCCTGCACGTCGGCGAACCAGATGCCCTTCGTGACGTAGCCCTGCTTCTCGGCGATCGTCGCGACGGAGACCGTGCTGCCCGCCTGCGCGGCCTTCAGGTCACCGAGCACGTCGATGCCCGCGGCCGAGCCCTGGATCTCCACCTGGGCCGGCACGGTCGACGACGTGGCGACGGTGAACTTGCCGGTGTCCGGCGGAATCGAGTACACCGGGGCGTTGACGTTCAGCTCCGGCAGGTCCACCTCGGTCGAGCCGCCGACCGGCTGCGGCTGCAGCGTCTGCCGGTCGTTGGTCCGCGCGTCCACGCCGATCGCGATCGGCTCGATCCCGTTGTTGCGCACGGTCACCGGGACGGTCACGGCCTGGCCGGCGGCCAGCTTCTTCGCCGCCGCGTTCGGCAGCGTCGGAGCGCTGACGGACACCTGGTCGAAGCCCACCGTGCCGGTGAACGGCTGCTCGATCTGCTTGCCCGTCACCGGGTTCTGCACCACGACCACGAAGTGCCAGCGGCCCGGCAGCGGGTTCGCGTCGGTCAGCTGGAGGCCGGTGCCCTGCGAAACGGTGGTCGGCGAGCTCAGCGAGGCGTTGCTGTTCACGTCCGCCAGCTCACCGTTCGGGTCGACCAGCACGCCGTCGACGAGCGTGCCCGGGTCCTGCAGCTTGACCGCGACGTCCAGGTCTTTCTTGCCCTTGGGCACGTCGAACTCGTAGCTGAAGGTCTGCGCCGGCGACTGGGCCCGCGCGTTGCCGCCGGTGATCGTGCCGCCGAAGGCGCCCGTGCCGTTCTTGGTCGGGATCAGCGAGCGCAGCACGGCGGACAGCGTGGTCTGGTGGCCGTCGGAACTGCCGAAGGTCACCGAGTAGTCCGCGTCGCCGCCGGTGGCCGGGGTGGTCAGCGCGACCTTGACCGGCTTGGTCTGGCCCGGGTTCAGGCTCAGCACCTGCGGCGAGACCTGGCCGTACGGCACGGCCCGCTGCGTGTCGGTCCTCAGCTGGATGTCACCGGTGTAGCCGGTCGGGCCGGACGCGGAGTAGAGCACCGCGGTCCAGGCGCCGGCGGCCGGGTGCGTGACGTCCACGTTCGCGTAGTTCGGCGTGGCCGCGCCACCCTGCGGGCGGCTGTTGGCCACGTAGGTGCCGTCCGGCGCGATCAGGGTCATCCGCACCACGAGGGTGACGGACTGGCCGTTGACGGTCTTCGGGCTGCCCTGCCACGCCATCCGCGCGAGCAGGCGCTGCGCGCCCGAAGCGACGTTGAACGTGACCTTCTTGTACGCCCAGTTCGTGCCGTTGTAGTACGGGAACGTGGGCAGCTTGGCCGAGTCGAACGCGGTGGTCTGCGACTGTGAGGACTGCGGCACGAAGGTGCGGGTGCCGGCGCTCACCGTCAGCGGCTTGCTGCCGACGTTGGTCACCTTCACCGTGGCGTTCTGCGTGCTGCCCGGCGCGCCTTCCAGCGTGAGCTGGTCGGTCGAGAGCGCGATGTTCGACGCGGCGCCCGCCGGGGCACCGGTCGTGCCGGGCGAGGTCAGCGCCGCCTCGACGGCCGCGCGGGCGTCGAGCAGGCCGGAGCCCTGCTCGTCGGCGGGCAGGCCGAGGTCGTGCGCCGTGCCGGTGATGAACTGCTTCACCTGCGCGGGCGTCGGGGACGCGCCGTGGTGCGTGCCGCGGTAGCCCTGGATGACGAGCGCGGCGACACCGGCCGTCAGCGGGGCGGATTCACTGGTGCCGCCGAAGGACTCGAGGTCGGTCGGCTGCGGCACGGTTTTGAAGTTGCGGCACTCGGAGTACGCGGGCGCGCAGTCGGCCCAGTTGCCCTCGCCGGGCGCGACGAGGTCGATCGTGCGGCCGTTCTGCGTGATGCCCGAGGAGGACAGCGCGGAGATGTTGTCGTTGACCCACTTGCCGTTGGAGAACGGGAAGGCGCCGTAGGTGGTCTGCGCGTACAGCCGGTTGTCGGTGGTCGCGCCGGCCGAGATCACCAGCGGGTCGGTGGCCGGGCTGCCGATGGTCGAGGTGACGCCCGCGTCGCCGCTGGAGGCGGTGACGGTGACGCCCGCGGCGACGGCCTGGTCGTTGAACACCTGGAACAGGTTGCGGGAGCTGGCGTCCGGGTACTGGTTCAGGCCCAGCGACTCGTTGATCACGTCGACGTGGTCGACGGTCACCGCGTAGTCGATCGCCTGCAGCACCGCGGAGTTCGTGGCGGTGGAGCCGAAGACGTTGAGGCCCACCAGGCTCGCGCCGGGCGAGACGCCCTTCACCACGATGTTGCAGCCCGCGGGCAGCGGGTGGTTCTCGTTCACGAACTTCGACAGGTCGTGCACGACCGTGCCCTGCGCGGCGATCGACGAGGCGTCGCCGAAGGCCTCCGCGCCGGAGTCGGTGGTGGCCGGGCCGTCACCGGAGAAGTCCTGGAAGTCGGAGAACACGTGGGAGCCGTCGGGGCGGATGAAGTCCGCGTAGTTCGGGTCCATGTTGTCCGCGAGGAACGCGACCTTCACGCCCGAGCCGTTCGCCAGGTCCGAAGCGCTCTTCGAGCCGTCGGTGCTGTAGGCGTGGATCGAGGTCAGCGCCTCGGGCTCCAGCAGCGGCTTGGCCGGGTCGGCCGGGCAGATCGTGCCCGGCGTCTGGGGGTTCGCCTTGTCCTGCGCCTTCGGGGCCTTGCTGTCCGCGCCGGGGGCCGGCGTCGCGTCGGGCAGGGTCACCTTGCTGTCCGGCAGCACCTGGGCGACGGCCGGGTCCTGCGCCAGCTGGGCGGCCTGCGCCGAGGTCACCGTGGCGGAGAACGCGTTGCCGAGCGCGAAGTGCTTCACCTTGGCCGGCGCCGCGCCGGTGAGCTTGGCGAGCACGGACTCCTGCTGCTGGGTGGCCTCGGTGCGCCGGGTGCCGTCGGCCGCCTTGGTGGCCGGGGCGTCGGGGAGCTGGTTGTTGAGGACCACGATCACCGACTGCGGTGCGGCATCGGCCGCGGTGACGCTCGGCGCGGCGACGGCGGCCTGACCGGTGCCCAGCTGAGTCAAGCTGGCCAAGGCCAAACCGCCGGTCGCGGCTATGACGAGGGCGCGAACGGATCGCGAGGAACGCCGCATGTGCAGCTCCCACTTCCTACTCGGAGGGTTTGAAAGTTACTGGCCCCGACGAAATCGGGCGCGGTTGTGCCCGCCTGATTTCCCTGTGGGAGAACTATTTCCAAACCCGCGTCGATCCACAAGCGACAATAGTGGTGAAGAATTCCGACAAAAAGACCGAATTCTGCGCCGGCCCGAGCGGCGAGTCCCATTTGGTTTTTATGTGCTGTTTCCGGGAAATATATTCAGGTCACGGGAAGGTGACTGCGGGAGTGCCGCGCGATCACGAGCGTGCCCGCGAGCGCCACCACGGCGAGGCCGCCGAGCAGCACCGGGTAACCGGCCACTCCGCTGAGCGCCGCGAGTAACGAAGGGAGCAGGAAACCGATGTACGCCAGCGCGTAGTAAATACCGGTCAGCTCGGCGATTTCGTCCGGCCGGGCCAGGCGCTGCAGTTCGAGCAGCCCGGACACCACGGCGATGCCGTACGCCGTGCCCAGCACCAGCGCGGTGGCCAGGGCCAGCCACGGCGAGCGCAGCGCGGCGGCGACCGCGCTGAGCGCGAGCCCGGCGCACAGCACGGTCATGCCGGTGAGCACCGCGCGGGCGCTGGTCGCGCGGTCCACGCGCTTCGCGATCGGCTGGATGCCGACACCCGCGCCGACGGCGCACACCGTCAGCAGCGTGGAGTAGGCGAGTGACCACGAGCCCAGCCGATCGTCGACGAGCTGCGGCATGATCGCGTACGCCACGCCGCACGAGCCGAAGATCCACGGCGCCATCGGCAGGATCACCCGGCGGAAGCGGGGATGGCGGGTGGTGGTGAGCCGGGTGCGCGGGAGCTGGGCCGTGGCCTGGCCCAGTGTTTGACGATCCAGCGTTTCCCGGCCGCGCAGCGCGAACACCAGCGCCACCCCGGCGAGTCCGATGTGGACGGCGAACGGCAGCACCATCGGCCACGGCGCCCACTGCGCGAGCACCCCCGCCGCGCCGGGGCCGATGCCGAGGCCGAGCGTGAGGCACAGCGCGGCGCGGCGGGTGCCGAGGTCGGGGGCGCCGTCCTGACCCGCGTCGGACAGTTCCTTGACCCAGGTCGAGCCGACGGCCATCGCGACCGCCACGGCGACCCCGGTGACGAACCGCCCGGCGGCGATCCAGGCGACGCCCAGCGGGCCGAGCGCGATCAGCGCGCTGGCGGCCAGCGACAGTGCGGTGCCGGCGAGCACCACCGGACGGCGCCCGTAACGGTTGGACAGGCGACCCGACAGCAGCAGCCCGGGAACGAGCCCGATCACGTACGCGCCGAGCAGCGCGTCGACCGTGAAGGTGGAGTAGCCGGCGTCCTTGTACATCACCAGAAGCGGCGTGAACTGGTTGCCACCCCAGCCGCAGGCGAAGACCGCGGCGGCGGCCGGGAACCAGGCCGGGCGGGTGCGCGTGGTGCCGGGTGCGAACGCCTGGGCGGTGGCGGTCATCGGCGGTGGACCCCGTCCAGGTGAGCGCGCAGCGCGGGGGCGAACGCGCCGACGTCGGCGCGTTCGATGATCGCGACCAGCGCGGCGTGCTCCTCGGCGATCTCGGGCAGGCGGGCCGGGATCGGGCCCAGTGCGTGCAGGTTCATCCGGCGCTGGCGGTCGGCGAGCGTGGTGTAGAAGCCGAGCAGCACCGCGTTGCCCCCGGCGGCGACGATCGTGCGGTGGAACCGGCCGTCGGACTCGACGAACGCGGGCAGGTCGCCGGTCTCGGCGTGCGCGCGCTGGGTTTCGAGCACGGCGCGCAACTGCTCCAGCGCGCCGGGGATCAGGTCGGGCCGGCGCACGAGCCGCTGGACGGCGGCGGCCTCCACGGCCTCCCGCGCGTCGAGCACGTCCTCGGCCTCACCCGGCGGCACGGGCACCACGATGGCGCCGCGCTTCGGGATCAGGTTCAGCAGCCCCTCGACCTGCAGGCGCAGGAACGCTTCCCGCACGGGCGTCCGGCTGACACCGAGCCGTTCCGCGATCTCGCCTTCGCTGAACAGGTGCCCACCCGGCAGCTCGCCGGTGAGCACCAGCTCCTTCGTCAGCCGGTAAGCCCGGTCGGCGGCACCGGGCACGGCGTTCTTCGCTGGGGTCACGGTCTTGGACGCTAGCATGCGTCTTAGCTTGTATCTAAGCTGATGTGACCTGCTGCTCGTCACCTGAACCGGTTCTTGTCTCCTCGACTCGGGTATGGCGGCGGGGCGGTGTGCGTCATCCTGGGGTGGGAGCAGTCTCGGGGAGGGGCGGCCACGTGCAGAGCCGGCGGGAAACCCAGCACCACACGGTCGTCGTGGTGGACGTCGAAGGGTTCGGTGACCGGGGGCGCACCAACCTCCACCAGCGGGCCGTGCGCGACGGGCTGTACCAGGTGGTGGAGAAGGCGTTCGGCACGGCCGGCGTGCACTGGGACCGGTGTTACCACGAGGACCGGGGCGACGCGTTGTTCATCCTGGCCCCGGGGTCGGTGGACAAGGCGGTGTTCGTCGAGACCGTGCCGCCGCTGCTGGTGACCGCGCTGCGGGTGCACAACGACACCCATCCCGACGCGCAGCGGATCCGGCTGCGGATGGCGCTGCACGCCGGGGAGGTCCACTACGACGAGCACGGCGTCACCTCTTCCTCGCTGACCCTGGCGTTCCGCCTCAACGAAGCCCCGCCGTTGAAAGCCGCGCTGGCCGCCTCACCCGGGGTCCTCGCGCTGATCACCTCGAACTGGTTCTTCGAAGACGTCGTGCGCCACACTCCCGGCGCGGCGCCCGCGACCTGGCGGCCGGTCGAGGTGACGGTGAAGGAGACGACGACAACCGGGTGGATCACCCTGCCGGACCACCCTTACCCGCCCGGCCCGGTCGTGATGACGTCGTGGTCGCCCCCCGCCGTCCGGTCCGCGGATCGGGGCGGGGCGGCGGTGCCGCGGCAACTGCCGTCGGCGGTGCGGGACTTCACCGGCCGCGCCGAGCACCTGGCCGCCCTCGACACCCAGCTCCCCAGCCAGTCCGACGCCGGCGACGGGCGGGCGTCGGCAGTGGTGATCTCCGCGGTGGACGGCACCGCCGGGATCGGCAAGACCGCCCTCGCCCTGTTCTGGGCCCACCGGGTCCAGCACCGGTTCCCCGACGGCACCCTGCACGTCAACCTGCGCGGCTACGGTCCCGGCGCCCCCGCCACGCCCGGTGAGGTCCTGGAGCAGTTCCTGCGGACGCTGGACGTTCCGCCGCAGCGGATTCCCGCGGATGTGGAGGGGCAGTCGGCACTGTTCCGCTCGTCGATGGCCGGGCGCCGGATGCTGCTGGTGCTCGACAACGCCAACCACCCCGACCAGATCCGGCCCCTGCTCCCCGGCGCGGCGGGCTGCATGGTGCTGGCCACCAGCCGTGCCAGCCTCACCGGCCTCGTTGTCACCGAAGCCGCCTACCGCCTCACCCTGGACTTGCTCACCTCGCCCGAAGCGCACAACCTCGTCACCAGCGTGATCGGCGCCGGCCGCGCCGCCGCCGAGCCCGGCGCGGTGGACGAGCTGGTCCGGCTCTGCGCCCGGCTGCCGCTGGCCCTGCGGATCGCGGCCAGCCGCATCGCCACCCACCCGCACACCACCGTCGCCGACATAGTCAGCGAACTCGCTGACGACCACGCGCGCCTCGACGCGCTGAGCCACGGCGGCGACGAACGCGCGGCGGTGCGCGCGGTCTTCGACTGGTCCTACCGCCGGCTGCCCGCCGAGCAGGCGCGGCTGTTCCGCCGCCTCGGGCTGCACGCCGGGCCTGAGATGAGCGTCCAGGTGGCCGCGGCGACGGCCGGCCTCGACCTGCCGGTGGCCCGGCGGCTGCTCGACGCGCTGGCCGACAGCCATCTGATCGAGTCGGTCGCCAGGGACCGGTACCGCTTCCACGACCTGCTGCACGCTTATGCCGCCGAGCGCGCGGAGCACGACGATGCCGCCGAGGACCGTGACCACGTGCACCGAACCCTGCTGGAGTGGTACGCCCACCACGGCAGGGAGGCCCACCGGGTCATTCTCTCCGATTCGGCCGACTGGCATGCCGCGGCGGCCGTCGACACCCACGCCCGTCCCGAAATCACCTTCTCCGGGCCGGACGACGCCTGGACGTGGGTCACCTTCGAGACCGCCAACGTCATCGCCACCCTCCGCGCCGCGGCGCCCTACGGCTCGTCCCAGCTCGTCATGCTCCTGGCGGACATTTCCGTGGGGCCCCTGCTGCTCGGGGCACGCTGGGCCGACGCGTTCGACGCCTGCCGCCTCGGCCTGGCCACCGCCCGCCGGATCGGCGACCGCACCAGCGAATACCACCTGCTGCAGAGACTGGGTATGACCCACCGCAACGTCGCCCAGTGGCAGGAGGCCGTCGACGCCTTCCAGGAAGCGCTGGTGCTGGCCCGTGAACTCGGCGACCCGTGGCTGCAGGCGGAGAACCTCGGCCAGCTCGGCTTGACGTGCGCCGAGCGCGGAGAGTACGCCGAGGCCGGGGAGTACCTCCGTGCGGCGCTCCCGCTCAGTCCTGGTGCCCAGCAAGGAAACCTGGAAAGCCACATCGAGTTCACCCTCAGCGCGGTGTGCACCGGCCTTGGTGACTACGAGGAGGCGCTGCGGCACGCCGAGCGCAGCCTCGAGCTCCTCAGGCAATCCGGTAGCCGCGATGTCGAAGCGTATGTCCTGCACCACATGGCGAAGGCCAAGCAGGGGCTCGGTGCCCACGCCGAGGCGATCGAGCTGTGCGAACGGGCGCTCATCATCGAAACCCGCCACCGGGACCCGCGAAACCACGCCTTCATCCTCGACACCCTGGGCACTTCGCTGGCGTACATCGGTGAAACCGCACGGGCGATCGCGTACTGGCGCGAGGCGCTGGCCATTCTCGACGAGTTCGGCTACCACTCGGCCCCCGAGCTACGGGCTCGTCTCCACGCGCTGGAGACCGGCGGCTCCGGA
This genomic interval carries:
- a CDS encoding TetR/AcrR family transcriptional regulator, with product MARLTRAEAQERNRAKVLEAARDEFAERGFRDAKIDVIAERAELTRGAVYSNFPGKRALYFAVLAAAAERTSAEPRNQDPGLSAAEALGALAGAWVARLPLATDPGARLGADLMPEILADELTRRPYAQLMRFEAITLGLALERLAPRDGRLVRVAEAALTTLHGASRLAAVAPGFGEPFNVVRVCESLPGLGLPDEWPSEPPIVARARPVDERWEPPPAGDSLRDSAARLDGDGVVAVLGLHRLSAAEEAIRAAPEGDAVTVAVVTGEPAELSPLTHLALAELRGHLRQAFPASTWPRVQVVRDDTGALAAAAGVTAVSDATETAVRVRGGRIVLRAEGFGACHAAAAGVRLP
- a CDS encoding MFS transporter, which gives rise to MTATAQAFAPGTTRTRPAWFPAAAAVFACGWGGNQFTPLLVMYKDAGYSTFTVDALLGAYVIGLVPGLLLSGRLSNRYGRRPVVLAGTALSLAASALIALGPLGVAWIAAGRFVTGVAVAVAMAVGSTWVKELSDAGQDGAPDLGTRRAALCLTLGLGIGPGAAGVLAQWAPWPMVLPFAVHIGLAGVALVFALRGRETLDRQTLGQATAQLPRTRLTTTRHPRFRRVILPMAPWIFGSCGVAYAIMPQLVDDRLGSWSLAYSTLLTVCAVGAGVGIQPIAKRVDRATSARAVLTGMTVLCAGLALSAVAAALRSPWLALATALVLGTAYGIAVVSGLLELQRLARPDEIAELTGIYYALAYIGFLLPSLLAALSGVAGYPVLLGGLAVVALAGTLVIARHSRSHLPVT
- a CDS encoding HdeD family acid-resistance protein, which produces MSAFIATSALDPRRAWPLVAVRGVFAVLFGILTLVWPGVTVLALAIVFGVYALFDGVGAIVQAFRPGDGAQRAAYALLGVLGLIAGVLALVWPGATVVVVTTLVGAWAVVTGIAEIVAAVRLRKQITGEAFLIIAGVLSVVAGILVLVHPIAGAFGIAVLIGVYALLYGVMLVVLAFRLRGLPEPGASGSSDQAPAAG
- a CDS encoding cytochrome P450 family protein, producing the protein MTPVQDVPEIDLADPAVHRDPFAAYGAAREHGPVARMVGFGPMWVVTRHEEARAMLTDPRFALSSGSFQQRPEVPEHCRPYLRTMQEMEGAEHARLRRLVSPAFTARRAAEFRPRIERIVGRLLDNLPADGPVDLLKDFAQPLPMEVICELVGVPEADRPRWHEYGSMIVSAAGQGFTTAMPGIIDGAREIVAEPGSDLVALLKTDGVAAGLAETELVTLVWQLVLGGQTPANLIANAVEALLAHPGELAALHADPALLPGAVDELIRWCGPQLLTIPRQATEDLELHGVTVRKGEPVTASIAAVNRDPRAFADPDRLDVRRAPGGHLGFAHGPHFCLGASLARVETEVALGAVLRRFPALAVAEPGAHRVPDPGTWRLDALPVTR
- a CDS encoding GntR family transcriptional regulator; this encodes MTPAKNAVPGAADRAYRLTKELVLTGELPGGHLFSEGEIAERLGVSRTPVREAFLRLQVEGLLNLIPKRGAIVVPVPPGEAEDVLDAREAVEAAAVQRLVRRPDLIPGALEQLRAVLETQRAHAETGDLPAFVESDGRFHRTIVAAGGNAVLLGFYTTLADRQRRMNLHALGPIPARLPEIAEEHAALVAIIERADVGAFAPALRAHLDGVHRR
- a CDS encoding DUF6069 family protein, which translates into the protein MAQYPQNGGYDREVRTGVDAARLWAGGVATAVVAALVAIVGLLIARGIFAVPVLAPKGEGIWGNASTTTYAIAAAVAALLATGLMHLLSVATPAPAQFFGWIMVLVTLIAVVLPLTLTVEPSAKIATAVINLVIGLVIAIVVNSMAASARTLHHRKRRETRAADAPTRQWNEPPQPPSSYYDR
- a CDS encoding S8 family serine peptidase — protein: MASLTQLGTGQAAVAAPSVTAADAAPQSVIVVLNNQLPDAPATKAADGTRRTEATQQQESVLAKLTGAAPAKVKHFALGNAFSATVTSAQAAQLAQDPAVAQVLPDSKVTLPDATPAPGADSKAPKAQDKANPQTPGTICPADPAKPLLEPEALTSIHAYSTDGSKSASDLANGSGVKVAFLADNMDPNYADFIRPDGSHVFSDFQDFSGDGPATTDSGAEAFGDASSIAAQGTVVHDLSKFVNENHPLPAGCNIVVKGVSPGASLVGLNVFGSTATNSAVLQAIDYAVTVDHVDVINESLGLNQYPDASSRNLFQVFNDQAVAAGVTVTASSGDAGVTSTIGSPATDPLVISAGATTDNRLYAQTTYGAFPFSNGKWVNDNISALSSSGITQNGRTIDLVAPGEGNWADCAPAYSECRNFKTVPQPTDLESFGGTSESAPLTAGVAALVIQGYRGTHHGASPTPAQVKQFITGTAHDLGLPADEQGSGLLDARAAVEAALTSPGTTGAPAGAASNIALSTDQLTLEGAPGSTQNATVKVTNVGSKPLTVSAGTRTFVPQSSQSQTTAFDSAKLPTFPYYNGTNWAYKKVTFNVASGAQRLLARMAWQGSPKTVNGQSVTLVVRMTLIAPDGTYVANSRPQGGAATPNYANVDVTHPAAGAWTAVLYSASGPTGYTGDIQLRTDTQRAVPYGQVSPQVLSLNPGQTKPVKVALTTPATGGDADYSVTFGSSDGHQTTLSAVLRSLIPTKNGTGAFGGTITGGNARAQSPAQTFSYEFDVPKGKKDLDVAVKLQDPGTLVDGVLVDPNGELADVNSNASLSSPTTVSQGTGLQLTDANPLPGRWHFVVVVQNPVTGKQIEQPFTGTVGFDQVSVSAPTLPNAAAKKLAAGQAVTVPVTVRNNGIEPIAIGVDARTNDRQTLQPQPVGGSTEVDLPELNVNAPVYSIPPDTGKFTVATSSTVPAQVEIQGSAAGIDVLGDLKAAQAGSTVSVATIAEKQGYVTKGIWFADVQEIGPFGPAGAPAGHSSYTASIQTAGFDAAVTSSTGDPYDQSVNPSGTGGTPQIVKPGQTVTVSVTIKPSGKHGASVAGHLNLVTVPTLPTGATGLPQEGTGEVLATLPYSYQIG